In one Paraburkholderia azotifigens genomic region, the following are encoded:
- the tssH gene encoding type VI secretion system ATPase TssH, giving the protein MDIDIRTLLSRLNPECKLAMEQAAQLCVRQTHYNVDVEHLLLTLLESDAPDLRAILAHFGIKPETLTAQLQKAVDLFKRGNGRTPALSPNFSPLFQEAWLLSSMLLGEQQIRSGTLVLALLEVDSLRGMLLESAPALLNIPRASLRERLGAMLAGSAEDAGGAQAGSPATSEAGHANATPAAAPQAQAAMPSMAQGGANQGRKTALDQYTVDLTGLAREGNIDPIRGRDAEIRQLIDVLLRRRQNNPILTGEAGVGKTAVVEGFAQRIVQGDVPPALTNVSVRSLDLALLQAGAGVKGEFENRLKSVIAEVKSSAVPVILFIDEAHQLIGAGGSEGQGDAANLLKPALARGELRTIAATTWAEYKKYVERDPALARRFQVVKVEEPSEPVAIEMLRGMVQKLEEHHGVEILDEAVRDAVKLSHRYISGRQLPDKAISVLDTACARVAIGQNGLPEEIEALGRSLDTAENQLRIARHEAAMGAERADAIAAITKQLEDERAQHSRLTEKLSTEKRAVEEVLAWRKKIRGYLADQSGAGEPEEGESLTANLSRLEKGLEAVQNDEPMVPVCVDSETVAKVISGWTGIPVGRMLADELHTVLYLQDKLAERVVGQDEALDAIARRVRTFRADLDDPGKPVGVFLLVGPSGVGKTETAFALADLLYGGERNMITVNMSEFQEAHSVSGLKGAPPGYVGYGRGGVLTEAVRRRPYSVVLLDEMEKAHPDVLELFFQVFDKGVMEDGEGVPIDFKNTLILLTSNAAQDVITEASRGGRRPSPEELIEKLRPALLRQFSPAFLGRLVLVPYYHLGDAQINAIVNLKLERLAQRFTRNHLAQLTWDADLATLIAQRCKEVDSGARNVDHILTQSVLPELARQVLERISISEPFGGVHLALGATGDIEFRFLPKEA; this is encoded by the coding sequence AAACCTGAAACGCTCACCGCGCAACTACAGAAGGCCGTCGATCTGTTCAAGCGCGGCAATGGACGCACGCCCGCGCTGTCGCCGAATTTTTCTCCGCTTTTCCAGGAAGCGTGGCTGCTGAGTTCGATGTTGCTCGGCGAACAGCAGATCCGATCCGGCACGCTCGTGCTGGCACTGCTCGAGGTGGACAGTCTGCGCGGCATGCTGCTCGAATCCGCGCCGGCGTTGCTGAACATTCCGCGTGCGAGCTTGCGCGAGCGCCTGGGTGCCATGCTGGCAGGTTCGGCTGAAGATGCAGGCGGCGCGCAGGCGGGTTCGCCGGCAACGTCGGAAGCAGGACACGCCAATGCAACGCCCGCTGCCGCGCCGCAAGCGCAAGCGGCGATGCCTTCCATGGCGCAGGGCGGCGCGAACCAGGGCCGCAAGACCGCGCTCGATCAATACACCGTCGACCTCACAGGCCTTGCGCGCGAAGGCAACATCGACCCAATTCGCGGGCGCGACGCCGAGATCCGGCAACTGATCGACGTGTTGCTGCGCCGCCGTCAGAACAACCCGATCCTGACGGGCGAGGCGGGTGTCGGCAAAACGGCTGTCGTCGAAGGCTTCGCGCAGCGTATCGTGCAAGGCGACGTGCCGCCCGCGCTGACCAACGTGTCCGTCCGTTCGCTCGATCTTGCGCTGTTGCAGGCAGGCGCGGGTGTGAAGGGCGAGTTCGAGAACCGGCTCAAGTCGGTGATCGCGGAAGTGAAGTCGTCGGCTGTGCCGGTGATTCTTTTCATCGACGAAGCGCATCAGCTTATTGGTGCCGGCGGCAGCGAAGGTCAGGGCGATGCGGCCAACCTGCTCAAGCCGGCGCTCGCGCGCGGCGAACTGCGCACGATTGCCGCTACGACCTGGGCCGAGTACAAGAAGTACGTGGAGCGCGATCCGGCGCTGGCGCGACGCTTCCAGGTCGTCAAGGTCGAGGAGCCGAGCGAACCCGTCGCGATTGAGATGCTGCGCGGCATGGTGCAGAAGCTCGAAGAGCATCACGGGGTCGAGATTCTCGACGAAGCCGTGCGCGATGCCGTGAAGCTCTCGCATCGCTACATCTCCGGGCGGCAGTTGCCGGACAAGGCGATCAGCGTGCTCGACACGGCCTGCGCGCGCGTCGCGATCGGCCAGAACGGGTTGCCCGAAGAGATCGAAGCGCTGGGCCGCTCGCTCGATACCGCGGAAAACCAGCTTCGGATCGCGCGTCACGAAGCTGCGATGGGCGCCGAGCGTGCCGACGCTATCGCTGCCATCACGAAGCAGCTCGAAGACGAGCGCGCGCAGCATTCGCGTCTTACCGAAAAGCTCTCGACGGAAAAGCGCGCGGTGGAAGAGGTGCTCGCCTGGCGCAAGAAAATTCGCGGCTATCTGGCGGATCAAAGCGGTGCGGGCGAGCCCGAAGAGGGTGAGTCGCTGACAGCGAATCTGTCGCGGCTGGAGAAGGGGCTCGAAGCCGTGCAAAACGACGAGCCGATGGTCCCTGTATGCGTCGATTCGGAAACGGTCGCGAAGGTGATATCCGGATGGACGGGCATTCCCGTCGGCCGGATGCTCGCCGACGAACTGCATACGGTGCTTTACCTTCAGGACAAGCTTGCCGAACGCGTAGTCGGCCAGGACGAAGCGCTCGACGCGATCGCGCGCCGTGTGCGTACGTTCCGCGCCGACCTCGACGATCCAGGCAAACCGGTGGGCGTCTTCCTGCTCGTTGGGCCGAGCGGTGTCGGCAAGACCGAGACGGCATTTGCGCTTGCGGATCTGCTGTACGGAGGCGAGCGCAACATGATCACGGTGAATATGTCCGAGTTCCAGGAGGCGCATAGCGTCTCGGGACTGAAGGGCGCGCCGCCGGGATATGTCGGTTACGGCCGTGGCGGCGTGCTGACGGAAGCGGTGCGCCGCCGCCCGTACAGCGTGGTGCTGCTCGACGAAATGGAGAAGGCCCACCCGGACGTGCTGGAGCTATTCTTCCAGGTGTTCGACAAGGGCGTGATGGAGGACGGCGAGGGCGTCCCCATCGACTTCAAGAACACGCTGATCCTGCTTACATCGAACGCGGCGCAGGACGTGATCACGGAAGCCTCACGTGGAGGCCGCCGGCCGTCGCCCGAAGAGTTGATCGAGAAGCTGCGTCCGGCCCTGCTCAGGCAGTTCAGTCCGGCGTTTCTCGGGCGGCTCGTGCTCGTGCCGTACTACCACCTCGGCGACGCGCAGATCAACGCGATCGTCAATCTGAAGCTTGAACGGCTCGCGCAGCGCTTTACCCGCAACCATCTCGCGCAGCTGACGTGGGACGCGGACCTTGCCACGCTGATCGCACAGCGCTGCAAGGAAGTGGACAGCGGCGCGCGCAATGTCGACCACATTCTCACGCAATCGGTCCTGCCGGAACTGGCGCGCCAGGTGCTGGAGAGGATTTCGATTTCGGAGCCGTTCGGTGGCGTGCATCTCGCGCTGGGCGCGACGGGCGACATCGAATTCCGCTTCCTGCCGAAGGAGGCGTAA